A window of Stutzerimonas stutzeri genomic DNA:
GTGGATGCTCCGCTGGGTGGATGCAGCCGGATTGCAGATGCCATGCCATTGCTGACCGATCGGCCAACTCGGCGCGCTGGCGATGAACGCTGTCTTCACGCTGATTCGTGGCGGTGCACAGCCCTGGCTGCCTGCACCGGGATGGCGCCTTAGCGCGAAGTTCCGCCAAGCGGAGCGACATTTTCTCTATGACGGCGTTCGGCTTATTCAATTGGGGCATCGGTCAAGCGGCTCTTAGGCTTCCACTTCGCGTTTCTGTACGCGATTAGAAATCAGAAGAGGAAGCATCATGTCCCCGAATCAATTGCGCTCCGCGCCCGCGCGATTTGCGCTCGGCGTTCTTTCCGCGAGCCTGTTTGCCTTGTCCGCCAACGCTGCCCCGCTGACCCGCGACAACGGCGCGCCGGTCGGCAACAACCAGAATTCCCAGACCGCCGGCCCCAACGGCCCGGTACTGCTGCAGGACGTGCAGCTGCTGCAGAAGCTGCAACGCTTCGGCCGCGAGCGCGTACCCGAGCGTGTCGTGCATGCCCGCGGTACTGGTGCCCACGGTGAGTTCACCGCCACCGACGACATCTCCGACCTGACCCTGGCCAAGGTTTTCGAGAAGGGCAGCAGCACCCCGGTATTTGTCCGCTTCTCCACCGTGGTGCACGGCCTGCATTCGCCGGAAACCCTGCGTGACCCGCGCGGCTTCGCCACCAAGTTCTACACCGCCGATGGCAACTGGGACCTGGTCGGCAATAACTTCCCGACCTTCTTCATTCGCGATGCGGTCAAGTTCCCGGACATGGTCCACTCGTTCAAACCGGACCCGCGCACCAACCTGGATGACGATACGCGCCGCTTCGACTTCCTCTCGCACCACCCCGAGTCGACCCGCACCCTGACCCTGCTGTACTCCAACCAGGGCACCCCGGCGAGCTACCGGATGATGGATGGCAATGGCGTGCACGCCTACAAGTTCGTCAACGACGAAGGCGAAACCCACTACGTGAAATTCCGCTGGAAGAGCCAGCAGGGCCTGAAGAACCTCGACCCGAAAGAGAACGAGGCGATGCAGGGCAAGGACTACAGCCACCTGAGCCGCGATCTGATCACCGCCATCGACAACGGCGACTACCCCAAATGGGACCTGATGATCCAAGTGCTCAAGCCAGAGGACCTGGCCAAGTTCGACTTCGATCCGCTGGATGCCACCAAGATCTGGCCCGACGTGCCGGAGCGCAAGATCGGCCAGATGGTGCTGAACAAGAACCCGGACAACATCTTCCAGGAAACCGAGCAGGTCGCCATGGCGCCGGCCAACCTGGTGCCAGGTATCGAGCCGTCCGAGGACCGCCTGCTGCAGGGCCGTCTGTTCTCCTATGCCGACACCCAGATGTACCGCGTCGGTGCCAACGGCATGAGCCTGCCGATAAATCGCCCGAAGGTGCCGGTCAACAACGGCAATCAGGACGGCCAGCTGAACGCCGGCCACACCACCAGCAGCGTCAATTACCAGCCGAGCCGTCGCGAAAACCGTGAGGAAACCCCGCGCGCCGTGTACAGCAAGCTGGAGCTGAGTGGCACCACCCAGCAGGCGCCGATCCAGCGCCAGCAGAACTTCAAGCAGGCCGGCGATCTGTATCGCTCGTTCAGCAAGAAGGAACAGCAAGACCTGGTCAACACCCTGGGCGGCGAGCTGGCCAAGGCGGACGACGAAGCCAAGCACATCCTGCTGTCGTTCTTCTACAAGGCCGACGTGAGCTACGGCGAAGGCCTGAGCAAAGTCGCCAAGGCCGACCTCAAGCGGGTCAAGGCGTTGGCTGCCGAACTGCAGGACTAAGCAACCGGTTGTATTCGACCCGGGTCGGGCGATGGCCCGGGTCTTTTTTAGCTGGAGAGAACATGAAAGGTCTTTTGCTGATGGCAGCGCTGCTGTTGGGCAGCGGGGCCGCCCTGGCCAATGATGGGCCACTGGCGAACGCGGCTGACACGCGCGAGGCGGTGCAGACGCAGTTGCGCGACTACTTCCTCAATGCCGGGCGTTTCGGCGATAACGAGATTCTCGACGAATTCATCCAGGCCGGTTACGACCTGAATACCGCCGATGACAAGGGCTACACCGCCCTCATCCTGGCGGCCTACAACGGCCATGGCGACACGGTGGAGCGTCTGCTCGCCGCCGGGGCTGATGCCTGCGCCGAAGACAAACGCGGCAATACGGCGCTGCTCGGCGCGATCTTCAAAGGCGAGCTGCGCATCGCCAAGCGGCTGCTGGCCACCGAATGCGATCCGAACCAGCGCAATGCCGCCGGCCAGACTGCAGCCATGTACGCGGCACTGTTCCAGCGCGAGGCATTGCTCGAAGCGCTGCGCGAACGTGGTGCGGACCTGAGCGCCGCTGACCCGCTGGGCAACAACGTGGAAAGCCTGGCGCGCGGGGAGATCCGCACCCGCTGACTGGTTTGGCCGGGCGCCTCAGTAGCTCTTGTAGGGCAGGAACTTGCCGGACAACACCACATTGACGCGATCGCCCTTGGGGTCGCTCTGGCGCTGGATGTCCATGGAGAAGTCGATGGCGCTCATGATGCCGTCGCCGAATTCCTCGTGGATCAGTTCCTTGATGGTGGTGCCGTAGACATTGACCAGCTCGTACCAGCGGTAGATCAGCGGATCGCTGGGCACCGCGGTGGGCAGCGAGCCCTTGTAGGGAGCGATCTGCAGCCAGGCGACGGCTTCGTCGGAGAGTTCGAAGAGCTGCCCCAGGGTTTCCGCCTGGGCCTTGTCGAAGGCCATTTGGCCGAGGCAGCCGGCGGTGGTCCACTCCTTGGACATGCCGATGCTTTCGGCGACATGCGCCCACTTCAGGCCCTTGCGCACCTTGGCGGCGACGATCATCTGGGTGACCTGTTCACGACTGCTGATCATGACGAATCCTCATCTGGCGAATGCGAGTCAATGGCCGCGCGGGCGCGGCTGGCTTCAGTCGATGCAGGTTCGGTGCCAGGGATTTCAGTCGTATTCGGCCGCTTCGTGCTCGCCGAGCAAGCGGCGCTGGCGCGGCGTGGCAGCGGCCAGCACCTCGGGGTTGAAGCTGAAGTGCAGGTAGGGCGAGAACTTCTGCGCGACCATGCGCCGGCCGTAGTGGATCTGCAGCAGGTAGCGGCTGCGCTCGGCGGTGCGGTTGCGACTGCCGGCGTGCCAGAGGTCGCTGCGAAAGAACAGCAAGTCGCCGGCCTGGCACAGCACCGGCTCAGGCGCGCGTCCGTGCCACTGCGTTTCGCCCGGGCGCGGCTTGCGCCCGGCGCGGTGGCTGCCGGGAATCACCCGGGTCGGGCAGAGGTCGGCGTCGATGTCGTCCAGGTACAGGTGCGCGGTGCAGACCTGCATCGGCAGCTCGAAGGCCGGATCGGCCAGCAGGCTTTCCGGTAGCTCCATGGCCAGATAGTCCGCGTGCAGCTCGCCGCCGATAAAGCCGGGTCGGCTGCGCCAGGCAGTCTGGCCGATGATGTGGCAATCGGTGCCGAGCGCCGCCTCGGCCAGTTCGATCACCCCGGGCAGGTCGAGAAAGCGCAGCCAGAATGGTGAGCGGTTGAAGACGCACTTGAAGTGATCGTCGACCAGGCCCTGGTAGTCCCAGTGAATGGGTTCGAGCCGGTCGATGGCATCACGCAGTGCTGTGATCGTCGATGGGTCGACCACCCCGCGCAGCAGGACGAAACCCTGTTGGTGCAGGGCGGCGAGCTGTTGGCGGGTTGTGGCGGAGTCAGGCATGGCAGTAATCGGTCGGACGACTATCGCTCAGCATAGGCAGCGTGGGCGCACGTTGAAAGCCAGATGAAAGCTTGCCGCGCTACTGTGCCGACGCTGCTCCGGCAGCCAGCTGCGTGGTCACGAGCCGCGCGACTGTCTCCTCGCTCCGGCGTACCCGGCGGCGTCGCCAGAAGCGGCGTCACCGGCGCGCACCTCGCTTACTTCGAAACTACCCGTGCAATCGCCTTGGCCAGCGCATCCAGGCGCTCGGCATCCAGCCCGGCGACGTTGGCCCTACCACTCTCCACCAGATACACCGAATCCTCGGCGCGCAGCCGCCGTACCTGCTCGGCGGTGAGGCCGGTGTAGGAGAACATCCCGCGCTGCTGGGCGATATGCGCAAAGCGCTCGGCCAGGCCATAGGGCGTCAGCGCCTCGACAAGACCGGCGCGCAGGCTGGCGATGCGCCGACGCATGCGCTCGACCTCGTCCTGCCAGATCTGCCGCAGCGGCTCGTCGCCGAGGATCGTCGCCACCACCGCGGCGCCATGAGAGGGCGGTGTCGACCAGAGATTGCGCGCCAGGGAGGCGAGCTGGCTGCGTACATCGAGCAGGCGCTCGGCATCGCTGGTGACGGCGATCAACGCGCCAGTGCGTTCGCGGTAGAGGCCGAAGTTCTTCGAGCAGGAACTGGTGATCAGTATTTCCGGCAGCGTTTCGGCGAACAGTCGCACCGCCCAGGCGTCCTCTTCCAGGCCATCGCCAAAGCCCTGATAGGCGAAGTCGAACAGCGGCAACAGCTCGCGTGCACGCACCACGTCGAGCACCCGCAGCCAGTCGTCGTGATCCAGGTCGAAGCCGGTGGGGTTGTGGCAGCAGGCGTGCAGCAGCACCACGTCGCCGGCCGGCACCTGCTGCAGCGCGGCGAGCATGCCGTCGACATCGAGGCGGTTGTCGGCGCCGACGTAGGGGTAGTGCTGCACGCGCAGGCCGGCGGCGGCGAACAGGGTTTCGTGGATAGGCCAGGTCGGGTCGCTCAGCCAGATGCTGCGTCCGGGCAGGCACTTGGCGATGAACTCACCGGCCAGCCGCAGCGCGCCAGTGCCGCCGGGCGCCTGGGTGCAGCCGGCGCGCTGTTCACCGAGGGCGATGGCGCGACTGCCGAGCACCTGGCGCAGCAGCAGGGCACCGAATTGCGGGTCGCCATGGCCACCGATGTAGCTCTTGGTCTGCTCGCTGTCGACCAGGCGCTGCTCGGCCAGCTTCACCGCGCGCGGGATCGGCGTCAGGCCCTGGGCATCCTTGTAGACGCCGACGCCCAGGTCGAGCTTGGCCGGGTTGGGATCGGCGCGATACAAGTCGAGCAGGCCGAGGATCGGGTCGCCGGGCACGCGGGGAATCTGGCCGAAGTGCATTACTTGCGGCCCTCCGCGCTGGCGGCGAGCTGGTCGGTGCGTGCGGCCATGATGAAATCGTTGCGGTGCAGGCCGCGCATCTCATGGCTCCACCAGGTCACGGTCACTTTGCCCCACTCGGTGAGCAGGGCGGGATGGTGGCCGACCTCCTCGGCGATGGCGCCGACGGCATTGGTAAAGGCCAGGGCGTGGCGGAAGGTGCGGAACAGGAACACACGCTCCAGCTCCATGTGATCGCCACGCACCTCGATGTTCCAGTCAGGAATCTCGCGGATCAGCTCGGCCAGTTCTTCATCGGATACTTTTGGCGCATCGGCGCGGCAGGCTTCGCACTGGGCTTGGGCGAGGGCGGTCATGGTGTAGGTCCCTTTCTTGATGATTGACGTCGTTTGAAGATTGAAAGCTTAGGCAAGGTGGTGGGCTGAAGCCCACCCTACAGAATAGATGGCGCCCGTAGGGTGGGCTTCAGCCCGCCACGAGCACCGAATCAGGCCGCCTTCGGCGGAAACTTCGGTTGGTGCAACCCCAGATGCATGGCCTCGCGCACCATCGCCATGATGTCCTGCTGGGCCAGGTCGAACAGCTGCTTGAGCTCGGGCAGGACGAAGTACAGCGGCTGCAGGATGTCGATGCGATAAGGCGTGCGCATGGCTTCCATGGCATCGAACGATTGCCGCTCCGGCTCGTTGGACAGGCTGTAGAGCGTTTCCTTCGGCGAGGAGAGGATGCCGCCGCCGTAGATGCGCAGCCCGGCCGGGGTGTCCACCAGGCCGAACTCGATGGTCATCCAGTACAGGCGGGCGAGGAATACCCGCTCTTCCTTGCTGGCATTCAATCCGAGTTGCCCGTAGGTGTGGGTGAATTCGGCGAACCACGGGTTGGTCAGTAGCGGGCAGTGGCCGAAGATCTCGTGAAAGATGTCCGGC
This region includes:
- a CDS encoding 4a-hydroxytetrahydrobiopterin dehydratase; translated protein: MTALAQAQCEACRADAPKVSDEELAELIREIPDWNIEVRGDHMELERVFLFRTFRHALAFTNAVGAIAEEVGHHPALLTEWGKVTVTWWSHEMRGLHRNDFIMAARTDQLAASAEGRK
- a CDS encoding ankyrin repeat domain-containing protein — translated: MKGLLLMAALLLGSGAALANDGPLANAADTREAVQTQLRDYFLNAGRFGDNEILDEFIQAGYDLNTADDKGYTALILAAYNGHGDTVERLLAAGADACAEDKRGNTALLGAIFKGELRIAKRLLATECDPNQRNAAGQTAAMYAALFQREALLEALRERGADLSAADPLGNNVESLARGEIRTR
- a CDS encoding phytanoyl-CoA dioxygenase family protein; its protein translation is MPDSATTRQQLAALHQQGFVLLRGVVDPSTITALRDAIDRLEPIHWDYQGLVDDHFKCVFNRSPFWLRFLDLPGVIELAEAALGTDCHIIGQTAWRSRPGFIGGELHADYLAMELPESLLADPAFELPMQVCTAHLYLDDIDADLCPTRVIPGSHRAGRKPRPGETQWHGRAPEPVLCQAGDLLFFRSDLWHAGSRNRTAERSRYLLQIHYGRRMVAQKFSPYLHFSFNPEVLAAATPRQRRLLGEHEAAEYD
- a CDS encoding amino acid aminotransferase — translated: MHFGQIPRVPGDPILGLLDLYRADPNPAKLDLGVGVYKDAQGLTPIPRAVKLAEQRLVDSEQTKSYIGGHGDPQFGALLLRQVLGSRAIALGEQRAGCTQAPGGTGALRLAGEFIAKCLPGRSIWLSDPTWPIHETLFAAAGLRVQHYPYVGADNRLDVDGMLAALQQVPAGDVVLLHACCHNPTGFDLDHDDWLRVLDVVRARELLPLFDFAYQGFGDGLEEDAWAVRLFAETLPEILITSSCSKNFGLYRERTGALIAVTSDAERLLDVRSQLASLARNLWSTPPSHGAAVVATILGDEPLRQIWQDEVERMRRRIASLRAGLVEALTPYGLAERFAHIAQQRGMFSYTGLTAEQVRRLRAEDSVYLVESGRANVAGLDAERLDALAKAIARVVSK
- the phhA gene encoding phenylalanine 4-monooxygenase — translated: MKTTRYVAREPDAQGRIHYPDAEHAVWQTLIERQLKLLDGRACQEYLDGLDQLALPRERIPQLGEINRVLAATTGWQVERVPALIPFQRFFELLASKRFPVATFIRTPEELDYLQEPDIFHEIFGHCPLLTNPWFAEFTHTYGQLGLNASKEERVFLARLYWMTIEFGLVDTPAGLRIYGGGILSSPKETLYSLSNEPERQSFDAMEAMRTPYRIDILQPLYFVLPELKQLFDLAQQDIMAMVREAMHLGLHQPKFPPKAA
- the cynS gene encoding cyanase; protein product: MISSREQVTQMIVAAKVRKGLKWAHVAESIGMSKEWTTAGCLGQMAFDKAQAETLGQLFELSDEAVAWLQIAPYKGSLPTAVPSDPLIYRWYELVNVYGTTIKELIHEEFGDGIMSAIDFSMDIQRQSDPKGDRVNVVLSGKFLPYKSY
- a CDS encoding catalase, translating into MSPNQLRSAPARFALGVLSASLFALSANAAPLTRDNGAPVGNNQNSQTAGPNGPVLLQDVQLLQKLQRFGRERVPERVVHARGTGAHGEFTATDDISDLTLAKVFEKGSSTPVFVRFSTVVHGLHSPETLRDPRGFATKFYTADGNWDLVGNNFPTFFIRDAVKFPDMVHSFKPDPRTNLDDDTRRFDFLSHHPESTRTLTLLYSNQGTPASYRMMDGNGVHAYKFVNDEGETHYVKFRWKSQQGLKNLDPKENEAMQGKDYSHLSRDLITAIDNGDYPKWDLMIQVLKPEDLAKFDFDPLDATKIWPDVPERKIGQMVLNKNPDNIFQETEQVAMAPANLVPGIEPSEDRLLQGRLFSYADTQMYRVGANGMSLPINRPKVPVNNGNQDGQLNAGHTTSSVNYQPSRRENREETPRAVYSKLELSGTTQQAPIQRQQNFKQAGDLYRSFSKKEQQDLVNTLGGELAKADDEAKHILLSFFYKADVSYGEGLSKVAKADLKRVKALAAELQD